One part of the Quercus lobata isolate SW786 chromosome 7, ValleyOak3.0 Primary Assembly, whole genome shotgun sequence genome encodes these proteins:
- the LOC115952337 gene encoding transmembrane 9 superfamily member 4-like: protein MYILFIVTYGITSWFSGYKATSFHSGFTTRGWIECVIQTGALYPVPVILLVLAIAIRSLLTTTTFYFIISFFVAIRLLTWGGKFGQTSINESKITCSTIHFQSEIPDQAWYTRTPAQMFLGGLLPFSIIYSMMDDIYASLYSLKVCGAFSTMFTAFISVIALTVLMGIICTCYQLYKQDHQWWWRSVLRGGSLAIFMFAYGLYFYARASARISMNLLEFLGYNACIFYTVFLILGTIGFYASSIGFHYMRRVLKRRETKKLNSFSHVDSKRDST, encoded by the exons atgtatattttgttcatCGTGACATATGGTATCACGTCATGGTTTTCTGGGTACAAAGCTACTTCATTCCACTCTGGCTTCACAACACGAGGATGG ATAGAATGTGTTATTCAAACTGGGGCCCTGTACCCTGTTCCAGTGATCTTATTAGTTCTTGCCATAGCAATAAGATCACTTCTTACCACTACAACCttctattttatcatttcttttttcgtTGCTATCAGACTCCTTACTTGGGGTGGTAAATTCGGGCAGACTTCCATAAATGAATCTAAAATAACTTGTTCCACCATACACTTTCAAAGTGAGATTCCAGATCAGGCTTGGTACACGAGGACACCTGCTCAAATGTTCCTTGGGGGTCTTCTACCTTTCAGCATAATCTACTCCATGATGGATGATATCTATGCAAGCTTGTACAGTTTGAAAGTCTGTGGTGCATTTAGTACTATGTTTACCGCCTTCATTTCTGTCATCGCACTAACTGTGTTGATGGGAATCATCTGTACATGCTAtcagctttacaagcaagaTCACCAATGGTGGTGGAG ATCTGTGCTTCGTGGGGGATCACTTGCGATTTTCATGTTTGCGTATGGTCTCTATTTCTATGCTAGAGCAAGTGCCAGAATTTCAATGAACCTGCTAGAGTTCCTGGGCTACAATGCCTGCATATTCTATACTGTCTTCTTGATACTTGGAACCATTGGCTTCTATGCTTCATCAATTGGTTTCCATTACATGCGCCGAGTCCTAAAGAGGAGAGAGACGAAAAAGCTCAATTCTTTCTCTCATGTTGACTCAAAGAGAGATAGCACataa